From Pseudomonas sp. G.S.17, the proteins below share one genomic window:
- the rplF gene encoding 50S ribosomal protein L6, whose product MSRVAKNPVKLPAGVEVKLVGQQLSVKGAKGTLDLNIHSSVEIVEEAGELRFAARNGDQQTRAMAGTTRALVNNMVQGVSQGFERKLQLVGVGYKAQAKGTVLNLALGFSHPVDYELPEGITAETPNQTDIFIRGIDKQLVGQVAAEIRDFRRPEPYKGKGVRYADEVVRRKEAKKK is encoded by the coding sequence ATGTCACGCGTAGCTAAGAACCCCGTTAAGTTGCCAGCAGGCGTCGAAGTTAAACTCGTCGGCCAGCAGCTTTCGGTGAAGGGTGCCAAGGGCACTCTAGATCTGAATATCCATTCGTCTGTTGAAATTGTTGAAGAAGCTGGTGAGCTGCGTTTCGCTGCTCGCAATGGCGATCAACAAACTCGCGCAATGGCCGGCACCACTCGTGCACTGGTTAACAACATGGTCCAGGGCGTAAGCCAAGGCTTCGAGCGCAAGCTCCAGCTGGTCGGTGTTGGTTATAAAGCGCAAGCAAAAGGCACAGTGCTGAACCTGGCTCTTGGCTTCTCGCACCCAGTGGATTACGAACTGCCGGAAGGCATCACCGCTGAGACTCCCAACCAGACCGATATCTTCATTCGAGGTATCGATAAGCAGTTGGTTGGTCAAGTGGCCGCTGAGATCCGCGACTTCCGCCGTCCTGAGCCGTACAAAGGCAAAGGTGTGCGTTACGCAGACGAAGTCGTCCGCCGTAAAGAAGCCAAGAAGAAGTAG
- the rplO gene encoding 50S ribosomal protein L15, protein MKLNDLSPAPGSRREKHRPGRGIGSGLGKTGGRGHKGQSSRSGGTIAPGFEGGQQPLHRRLPKFGFVSLKAMDRAEVRLSELAKVEGDVVTVQSLKDANVINQNVQRVKIMLSGEVTRAVTIKGIAATKGARAAIEAAGGKFEE, encoded by the coding sequence ATGAAACTCAATGATCTGAGTCCAGCGCCGGGTTCCCGTCGCGAAAAGCATCGTCCGGGCCGTGGTATCGGTAGTGGTTTGGGTAAGACCGGTGGCCGTGGCCACAAAGGTCAATCCTCCCGCTCCGGTGGCACAATCGCTCCGGGCTTTGAAGGCGGCCAACAGCCGTTGCATCGTCGTCTGCCAAAATTCGGCTTCGTTTCCCTGAAGGCCATGGACCGCGCAGAAGTGCGTTTGTCCGAGCTGGCTAAAGTGGAAGGCGACGTCGTAACTGTGCAGTCCCTGAAGGATGCCAACGTGATCAACCAAAACGTACAACGTGTGAAAATCATGTTGTCCGGTGAGGTTACTCGCGCTGTCACCATCAAAGGTATCGCAGCCACCAAAGGTGCGCGTGCGGCTATCGAAGCAGCTGGCGGCAAGTTCGAGGAATAA
- the rpsS gene encoding 30S ribosomal protein S19, with the protein MPRSLKKGPFIDLHLLKKIEVAAEKNDRKPVKTWSRRSMILPQMVGLTIAVHNGRLHVPVLVNEDMVGHKLGEFAGTRTYRGHVADKKAKR; encoded by the coding sequence GTGCCACGTTCTCTGAAAAAAGGTCCTTTTATTGATCTTCACCTACTGAAGAAGATCGAAGTGGCGGCGGAAAAGAACGATCGCAAACCGGTGAAAACCTGGTCGCGTCGTTCGATGATCCTGCCACAAATGGTCGGTCTGACCATTGCAGTGCATAACGGTCGCCTTCATGTCCCAGTTCTCGTGAACGAAGATATGGTCGGCCATAAACTAGGCGAGTTTGCCGGTACCCGCACATATCGTGGGCACGTGGCAGACAAGAAAGCCAAGCGTTAA
- the rplE gene encoding 50S ribosomal protein L5 produces the protein MARLKEIYRKEIAPKLKEELKLSNVMEVPRVTKITLNMGLGEAIGDKKVIEHAVADLEKITGQKVVVTYARKSIAGFKVREGWPIGVKVTLRRDRMYEFLDRLLSISLPRVRDFRGLNAKSFDGRGNYSMGVKEQIIFPEIDYDKIDALRGLDITLTTTARTDDEGRALLRAFKFPFRN, from the coding sequence ATGGCACGACTAAAAGAGATTTACCGGAAGGAAATCGCTCCGAAACTTAAGGAAGAACTTAAGCTTTCGAACGTGATGGAAGTTCCGCGCGTTACCAAGATCACCCTGAACATGGGTCTGGGCGAAGCGATCGGCGACAAAAAAGTCATCGAGCACGCTGTAGCTGACTTGGAAAAAATTACCGGTCAGAAAGTCGTTGTGACTTACGCCCGTAAATCCATCGCTGGCTTCAAAGTCCGCGAAGGATGGCCGATTGGCGTTAAAGTTACTCTGCGTCGCGATCGTATGTATGAATTCCTGGATCGTCTGCTGTCGATCTCCCTGCCTCGGGTTCGCGACTTCCGCGGCCTGAATGCCAAGTCCTTCGATGGTCGTGGTAACTACAGCATGGGCGTTAAAGAGCAGATCATTTTCCCGGAAATCGATTACGACAAGATCGATGCTCTGCGCGGTCTGGACATTACTCTGACCACCACTGCTCGGACGGATGATGAAGGTCGCGCATTGCTGCGTGCTTTCAAATTCCCGTTCCGCAACTGA
- the rpsJ gene encoding 30S ribosomal protein S10 yields the protein MQNQQIRIRLKAFDHRLIDQSTQEIVETAKRTGAQVRGPIPLPTRKERFTVLVSPHVNKDARDQYEIRTHKRVLDIVQPTDKTVDALMKLDLAAGVEVQISLG from the coding sequence ATGCAAAATCAGCAAATCCGTATCAGGTTGAAGGCTTTTGACCATCGCTTGATCGACCAATCTACCCAGGAAATCGTGGAAACCGCGAAACGTACTGGTGCACAAGTGCGTGGTCCGATTCCACTTCCTACCCGTAAAGAACGGTTCACTGTTCTGGTTTCACCGCACGTCAACAAAGACGCGCGCGACCAGTATGAGATCCGTACTCACAAGCGCGTTCTGGACATCGTCCAGCCGACGGATAAAACCGTTGACGCTCTTATGAAGCTTGATCTTGCGGCCGGTGTGGAAGTTCAGATCAGCCTCGGCTAA
- the rplD gene encoding 50S ribosomal protein L4, which translates to MQLNVNDAQAIEVSELTFGGEFNETLVHQAVVAYMAGGRQGTKQQKTRSDVRGGGKRPWRQKGTGRARAGTIRSPIWRGGGTTFAARPQDHSQKLNKKMYRAALRSILAELVRTDRLVVVQDFAVEAPKTKDLLNKLTGMGLTDVLIVSDAVDQNLYLAARNLPHVDVRDVQGSDPVSLIAYDKVLITVSAVKKFEELLG; encoded by the coding sequence ATGCAATTAAATGTAAATGACGCTCAAGCAATCGAAGTTTCCGAACTGACATTTGGCGGCGAATTCAACGAGACGCTGGTACACCAGGCAGTCGTGGCCTACATGGCTGGCGGTCGTCAAGGCACCAAGCAGCAAAAGACCCGTTCCGACGTTCGTGGTGGCGGTAAGCGCCCGTGGCGTCAAAAGGGTACTGGCCGTGCTCGTGCCGGTACAATCCGTAGCCCAATCTGGCGTGGCGGTGGTACCACTTTCGCAGCACGTCCACAGGATCACTCTCAGAAGCTCAACAAGAAGATGTATCGCGCAGCACTGCGCTCCATCCTTGCTGAACTGGTTCGTACTGATCGTCTGGTCGTGGTTCAGGACTTCGCTGTTGAAGCACCGAAAACCAAAGATTTGCTTAACAAGCTGACTGGCATGGGCCTGACTGACGTCTTGATCGTGTCTGATGCTGTTGACCAGAATCTGTACCTGGCTGCTCGCAACCTGCCGCACGTTGATGTACGTGACGTTCAAGGTTCCGATCCAGTTAGTCTGATCGCATACGACAAAGTGTTGATCACTGTGTCGGCCGTGAAGAAATTCGAGGAGCTGCTGGGATGA
- the rpmD gene encoding 50S ribosomal protein L30 has protein sequence MATVKVTLIKSMTGRIPNHKLCVKGLGLRRIGHTVEVLDTPENRGMINKAYYMLRVEG, from the coding sequence ATGGCTACCGTTAAAGTAACGCTGATCAAAAGCATGACCGGTCGCATTCCTAACCACAAATTGTGTGTTAAAGGTCTGGGTCTGCGTCGCATCGGTCACACTGTAGAAGTGCTGGATACTCCCGAGAATCGCGGGATGATCAACAAGGCTTACTACATGCTGCGAGTCGAGGGTTAA
- the rplR gene encoding 50S ribosomal protein L18, with amino-acid sequence MTDKKVTRLRRARKARLKMHELEVVRLCVYRSSQHIYAQVISADGNKVLASASTLDKELRDGATGNIDAATKVGQLVAERAKAAGVSQVAFDRSGFKYHGRVKALADAAREGGLEF; translated from the coding sequence ATGACCGACAAGAAAGTTACCCGACTGCGTCGCGCTCGGAAAGCACGCCTGAAAATGCACGAGCTAGAAGTCGTGCGTCTCTGCGTGTACCGCTCTTCGCAGCACATTTATGCCCAGGTCATCTCGGCCGACGGCAACAAAGTCCTGGCAAGCGCCTCGACTTTGGACAAAGAACTGCGTGATGGTGCCACTGGCAACATCGACGCGGCCACTAAGGTTGGCCAGCTGGTCGCTGAGCGTGCGAAAGCCGCCGGTGTATCGCAAGTGGCTTTTGACCGTTCTGGCTTCAAGTACCACGGCCGCGTCAAGGCGCTGGCTGATGCTGCTCGTGAAGGCGGGCTGGAGTTCTAA
- the rpmC gene encoding 50S ribosomal protein L29 produces the protein MKANELREKSAQQLNEQLLGLLRDQFNLRMQKATGQLGQSHLLSQVKRDIARVKTVLNQQAGK, from the coding sequence ATGAAAGCGAATGAACTTCGTGAAAAATCAGCACAGCAGCTGAACGAGCAACTGCTCGGCCTGCTGCGCGACCAGTTCAATCTGCGTATGCAGAAAGCAACTGGCCAGTTGGGGCAGTCTCACCTGCTCTCGCAAGTTAAGCGCGACATCGCTCGCGTGAAGACTGTGCTCAACCAGCAGGCAGGTAAGTGA
- the rplB gene encoding 50S ribosomal protein L2: MAIVKCKPTSPGRRFVVKVVNQELHKGAPHAPLLEKKSKTGGRNNNGRITTRHIGGGHKQHYRLVDFRRNDKDGISATVERIEYDPNRTAHIALLLYADGERRYIIAPKGVSAGDQLIAGALAPIKPGNALQLRNIPVGSTVHGIELKPGKGAQIARSAGASAQLIAREGVYVTLRLRSGEMRKVLSECRATLGEVSNSEHSLRSLGKAGAKRWRGVRPTVRGVAMNPVDHPHGGGEGRTSGGRHPVSPWGFPTKGAKTRGNKRTDKMIVRRRK; the protein is encoded by the coding sequence ATGGCAATCGTTAAATGCAAACCGACTTCCCCTGGCCGCCGTTTTGTGGTCAAGGTGGTCAACCAGGAGCTGCATAAAGGCGCTCCTCACGCACCGCTGCTCGAGAAGAAATCGAAGACTGGTGGTCGTAACAACAATGGCCGTATTACTACCCGTCACATCGGTGGTGGTCATAAGCAGCATTATCGTTTGGTCGACTTCCGTCGCAACGACAAAGATGGCATCTCTGCCACTGTTGAGCGCATTGAATACGATCCAAACCGTACCGCTCACATCGCCCTTCTGCTGTACGCAGATGGCGAGCGTCGCTACATCATCGCCCCTAAAGGCGTTAGTGCTGGTGACCAACTGATCGCAGGTGCCTTGGCGCCGATCAAGCCAGGTAACGCTCTTCAACTGCGCAACATTCCAGTTGGTAGCACCGTTCATGGCATCGAATTGAAGCCAGGTAAAGGCGCTCAGATCGCTCGTTCCGCTGGTGCTTCGGCTCAGCTGATCGCTCGTGAAGGTGTGTACGTTACCCTGCGTCTTCGCTCCGGTGAAATGCGCAAAGTGCTGTCGGAATGCCGTGCAACGCTGGGCGAAGTCTCGAACTCCGAGCATAGCCTGCGTTCCCTGGGTAAAGCTGGTGCCAAACGCTGGCGTGGCGTTCGCCCAACCGTTCGTGGTGTTGCCATGAACCCGGTTGATCACCCACATGGTGGTGGTGAAGGTCGTACCTCTGGTGGTCGTCATCCGGTATCGCCGTGGGGCTTCCCGACTAAGGGCGCGAAGACTCGTGGTAATAAGCGTACCGACAAAATGATCGTCCGTCGTCGCAAGTAA
- the rpsQ gene encoding 30S ribosomal protein S17, which produces MAEAEKNVRTLTGRVVSDKMDKTITVLIERRVKHPIYGKYVKRSTKLHAHDETNQCHIGDKVTIRETRPVAKTKSWALVDILERAVEV; this is translated from the coding sequence ATGGCTGAAGCTGAGAAAAATGTCCGTACGCTGACTGGCCGTGTTGTCAGCGACAAGATGGACAAAACCATCACCGTTTTGATCGAGCGTCGCGTAAAGCACCCGATCTACGGTAAATACGTTAAGCGTTCGACTAAGCTGCACGCGCACGACGAAACCAATCAGTGCCACATCGGCGACAAAGTCACTATTCGTGAAACTCGTCCGGTGGCCAAGACCAAGTCTTGGGCATTGGTTGATATTCTCGAACGCGCTGTGGAAGTCTAA
- the rplW gene encoding 50S ribosomal protein L23 — MNQERVFKVLLGPHVSEKATVLADKKGQFVFKVATDATKLEIKKAVESLFSVKVERVTTLNVLGKSKRTARGLGKRNDWKKAVISLQPGQDLDFSSSAE, encoded by the coding sequence ATGAACCAGGAACGCGTATTTAAAGTTCTGCTTGGCCCGCACGTTTCCGAGAAGGCTACGGTTCTGGCAGACAAAAAAGGTCAGTTCGTTTTCAAGGTTGCTACTGACGCAACCAAGCTGGAAATCAAGAAGGCCGTCGAAAGCCTGTTCAGCGTGAAAGTTGAGCGTGTTACTACCCTGAATGTTCTGGGTAAGAGCAAGCGCACTGCTCGCGGTCTGGGCAAGCGTAATGACTGGAAGAAGGCGGTTATCTCCCTTCAGCCAGGCCAAGATCTCGATTTCAGCAGCAGTGCTGAGTAA
- the rplP gene encoding 50S ribosomal protein L16 has product MLQPKRTKFRKQMTGHNRGLALRGSKVSFGEYALKSVARGRLTARQIESARRALTRHVKRGGKIWIRVFPDKPVTKKPLEVRMGKGKGNVEYWVAQIQPGKVLYEIEGVTEELAREAFALAAAKLPLATSFVKRTVM; this is encoded by the coding sequence ATGTTGCAACCAAAGCGTACGAAGTTCCGCAAGCAGATGACTGGCCACAACCGTGGCTTGGCACTGCGCGGTAGCAAAGTCAGCTTCGGCGAATATGCGCTGAAGTCTGTTGCTCGTGGTCGTCTCACTGCTCGTCAGATTGAGTCAGCGCGTCGTGCACTGACCCGTCACGTTAAACGTGGCGGCAAAATCTGGATCCGTGTATTCCCGGACAAGCCTGTAACCAAAAAGCCTCTCGAAGTTCGTATGGGTAAAGGTAAGGGTAACGTGGAGTACTGGGTTGCCCAGATTCAGCCAGGCAAAGTCCTGTATGAAATCGAGGGTGTTACTGAAGAGCTGGCGCGTGAGGCTTTCGCCCTGGCTGCTGCAAAGCTGCCACTCGCCACCTCCTTTGTTAAACGGACGGTGATGTGA
- the rpsN gene encoding 30S ribosomal protein S14 — protein sequence MAKKSMKNRELKRQLTVAKYAKKRAELKAVIVDLNASPEARWEATVALQKQPRDASASRMRNRCRITGRPHGVYRKFGLGRNKLREAAMRGDVPGLVKASW from the coding sequence ATGGCCAAGAAGAGCATGAAGAATCGTGAGCTGAAGCGTCAGCTCACCGTTGCCAAGTACGCCAAGAAGCGTGCCGAGCTGAAAGCTGTCATCGTTGATCTGAACGCAAGTCCAGAAGCGCGCTGGGAAGCTACAGTAGCTCTGCAGAAGCAGCCACGTGACGCAAGCGCTTCGCGCATGCGTAACCGCTGCCGCATCACTGGTCGTCCGCACGGCGTTTACCGCAAGTTCGGCCTTGGCCGTAACAAGCTGCGTGAAGCTGCAATGCGTGGTGACGTTCCAGGTCTGGTTAAAGCCAGCTGGTAA
- the rpsE gene encoding 30S ribosomal protein S5, translated as MSNNDQKRDEGYIEKLVQVNRVAKTVKGGRIFTFTALTVVGDGKGRVGFGRGKSREVPAAIQKAMEAARRNMIQVDLNGTTLQYAMKSAHGASKVYMQPASEGTGIIAGGAMRAVLEVAGVQNVLAKCYGSTNPVNVVHATFKGLKAMQSPESIAAKRGKSVKEIF; from the coding sequence ATGTCAAATAACGACCAAAAACGCGACGAAGGCTACATCGAGAAGCTGGTTCAAGTTAACCGCGTTGCCAAGACTGTAAAAGGCGGCCGTATCTTCACTTTCACCGCGTTGACCGTGGTTGGTGATGGTAAAGGGCGTGTTGGCTTTGGCCGTGGCAAGTCACGTGAAGTGCCTGCTGCGATCCAGAAGGCGATGGAAGCTGCTCGCCGCAACATGATCCAGGTTGATCTGAACGGCACTACCCTGCAGTACGCAATGAAGTCTGCCCATGGCGCTTCGAAGGTGTACATGCAGCCTGCTTCTGAAGGTACCGGTATCATCGCTGGCGGCGCTATGCGCGCAGTGCTGGAAGTTGCTGGTGTTCAGAACGTATTGGCTAAGTGCTATGGCTCGACTAACCCTGTAAACGTGGTTCACGCCACATTCAAGGGTTTGAAGGCTATGCAATCTCCTGAGTCTATTGCTGCCAAGCGCGGCAAAAGTGTCAAGGAGATCTTCTGA
- the rplX gene encoding 50S ribosomal protein L24, whose amino-acid sequence MQKIRRDDEIIVIAGKDKGKRGKVLKVLADDRLVIGGINLVKRHTKPNPMSGVQGGIVEKEAPMHASNVAIFNGATNKADRVGFKVEDGKKIRVFKSTQKAVDA is encoded by the coding sequence ATGCAAAAGATTCGTCGTGACGACGAGATCATCGTGATCGCCGGCAAAGACAAAGGTAAGCGCGGTAAGGTGCTCAAGGTTCTTGCTGATGACCGTCTGGTCATTGGTGGGATCAACCTGGTGAAGCGTCATACCAAGCCGAACCCGATGTCGGGCGTACAAGGCGGTATCGTCGAGAAAGAAGCGCCAATGCACGCTTCTAACGTCGCCATTTTCAACGGCGCAACCAACAAGGCTGACCGCGTTGGTTTCAAAGTTGAAGACGGCAAGAAAATTCGTGTCTTCAAGTCGACCCAAAAAGCGGTTGATGCTTGA
- the rpsH gene encoding 30S ribosomal protein S8 — protein sequence MSMQDPLADMLTRIRNAQMAEKPVVSMPSSTLKVAVAKVLKDEGYIAGYQISSEIKPLLSIELKYFEGRPVIEEVKRVSRPGLRQYKSVDDLPKVRGGLGVSIVSTNKGVMTDRAARAAGVGGEVLCTVF from the coding sequence ATGAGTATGCAGGACCCGTTAGCGGACATGCTAACTCGTATCCGTAATGCCCAGATGGCTGAAAAGCCCGTCGTAAGCATGCCATCTTCCACGTTGAAGGTAGCTGTAGCCAAAGTCCTGAAGGACGAAGGTTACATTGCGGGTTATCAGATCAGCAGCGAAATCAAACCGCTGTTGTCCATCGAGCTGAAGTACTTCGAAGGCCGTCCAGTCATCGAAGAAGTGAAGCGCGTCAGCCGTCCAGGCTTGCGTCAGTACAAGTCCGTCGATGATCTGCCAAAAGTTCGTGGCGGTCTCGGTGTGTCTATCGTCTCCACCAACAAAGGTGTGATGACGGATCGTGCTGCGCGCGCTGCCGGTGTCGGCGGCGAAGTGCTTTGCACAGTGTTCTAA
- the rplV gene encoding 50S ribosomal protein L22 has translation MEVAAKLSGARISAQKARLVADQIRGKKVGEALNLLAFSNKKAAEILKKVLESAVANAEHNEGADVDDLKVATVFVNEGRSLKRIMPRAKGRADRIVKRSCHITVKVADK, from the coding sequence ATGGAAGTAGCCGCTAAGTTGTCGGGCGCTCGAATCTCCGCCCAGAAAGCCCGCTTGGTCGCCGACCAGATCCGCGGGAAGAAGGTGGGCGAAGCGCTCAACCTGTTGGCTTTCAGTAACAAGAAAGCTGCCGAGATCCTGAAGAAAGTGCTGGAGTCGGCCGTAGCCAACGCCGAGCACAACGAAGGCGCAGACGTTGATGACCTTAAGGTTGCCACCGTTTTCGTCAACGAAGGGCGTTCGCTGAAGCGTATCATGCCGCGTGCCAAAGGCCGTGCTGATCGCATCGTCAAGCGGTCTTGCCATATCACTGTCAAGGTTGCTGACAAGTAA
- the rpsC gene encoding 30S ribosomal protein S3, with protein MGQKVHPIGIRLGIVKEHTSVWYADGRTYADYLFADLKVREYLQDKLKSASVSRIDIHRPAQTARITIHTARPGIVIGKKGEDVEKLRQDLTKQMGVPVHINIEEIRKPELDGMLVAQSVAQQLERRVMFRRAMKRAVQNAMRIGAKGIKIQVSGRLGGAEIARTEWYREGRVPLHTLRADIDYANYEAHTTYGVIGVKVWIFKGEVIGGRQEELKPQAPAPRKKAAK; from the coding sequence ATGGGTCAGAAAGTACATCCCATTGGCATTCGCCTGGGAATCGTCAAGGAGCACACCTCCGTCTGGTACGCAGACGGTCGGACTTATGCGGACTATTTGTTCGCTGATCTGAAAGTGCGTGAGTACCTCCAAGACAAATTAAAAAGCGCGTCCGTCAGCCGTATCGATATCCATCGTCCGGCTCAGACAGCACGTATCACCATCCACACCGCTCGTCCAGGTATCGTTATCGGGAAGAAAGGTGAAGATGTTGAGAAACTGCGTCAGGACCTGACCAAGCAAATGGGTGTGCCTGTGCACATCAATATCGAAGAGATCCGCAAGCCGGAGCTCGACGGTATGCTGGTTGCGCAGAGCGTAGCTCAGCAGCTGGAGCGCCGCGTAATGTTCCGTCGTGCTATGAAGCGCGCTGTTCAGAACGCCATGCGCATTGGTGCCAAAGGCATCAAAATCCAAGTGAGCGGTCGTCTCGGCGGTGCTGAAATCGCACGTACTGAATGGTATCGCGAAGGTCGTGTGCCACTGCACACCCTGCGTGCCGACATCGACTATGCCAACTACGAAGCTCACACCACTTATGGTGTGATCGGTGTAAAGGTTTGGATCTTCAAAGGCGAAGTAATTGGTGGTCGCCAAGAAGAACTGAAACCACAAGCACCTGCGCCTCGTAAAAAAGCTGCTAAGTAA
- the rplC gene encoding 50S ribosomal protein L3 has product MTIGVVGRKCGMTRIFTEEGVSIPVTVIEIEPNRVTQFKTEETDGYRAVQVTVGERRASRVTAAQAGHFAKANVAAGRTVMEFRLEEGDYQAGDLINAEIFAAGQLVDVTGQSKGKGFQGTIKRWNFRGQDNTHGNSVSHRVPGSIGQCQTPGRVFKGKKMSGHMGAERVTVQSLEVVRVDAERNLLLVKGAVPGATGGNLVVRPAAKARG; this is encoded by the coding sequence ATGACTATTGGTGTAGTCGGTCGTAAATGCGGTATGACCCGTATTTTCACCGAAGAAGGTGTCTCCATTCCGGTTACGGTCATTGAGATCGAACCGAATCGCGTCACCCAGTTTAAAACCGAAGAAACCGATGGCTATCGTGCAGTGCAAGTCACTGTCGGTGAGCGTCGTGCTTCGCGCGTTACAGCTGCTCAAGCTGGCCACTTCGCTAAAGCGAACGTTGCCGCTGGTCGTACCGTAATGGAATTCCGTCTTGAAGAAGGCGACTACCAGGCCGGCGATCTGATCAACGCTGAAATCTTCGCTGCTGGTCAACTGGTTGATGTAACCGGTCAGTCCAAAGGTAAAGGCTTCCAGGGTACGATCAAGCGCTGGAACTTCCGCGGGCAAGATAATACCCACGGTAACTCCGTGTCCCACCGCGTCCCAGGCTCTATCGGCCAGTGCCAGACTCCTGGTCGTGTATTCAAGGGCAAAAAAATGTCCGGTCATATGGGCGCTGAGCGCGTGACCGTGCAGTCCCTGGAAGTAGTGCGCGTGGACGCTGAACGCAATCTGTTGTTGGTCAAGGGTGCTGTTCCTGGCGCTACTGGCGGCAATCTGGTTGTACGTCCAGCAGCCAAGGCTCGCGGTTAA
- the rplN gene encoding 50S ribosomal protein L14, protein MIQTQSMLDVADNSGARRVMCIKVLGGSHRRYAGIGDIIKVTVKEAIPRGKVKKGQVMTAVVVRTRHGVRRADGSIIRFDGNAAVLLNNKQEPIGTRIFGPVTRELRTEKFMKIVSLAPEVL, encoded by the coding sequence ATGATTCAGACTCAATCCATGCTCGATGTGGCCGATAACAGCGGCGCACGCCGCGTTATGTGCATCAAGGTGCTGGGTGGCTCCCATCGTCGTTACGCTGGTATCGGTGACATCATCAAAGTAACCGTAAAGGAAGCAATTCCGCGCGGTAAGGTGAAAAAAGGCCAAGTGATGACTGCTGTTGTAGTCCGCACTCGCCACGGTGTTCGTCGTGCTGACGGCTCCATCATCCGCTTTGACGGCAACGCTGCTGTTCTTCTGAACAACAAGCAAGAGCCGATTGGCACCCGTATCTTTGGGCCAGTGACCCGTGAACTTCGTACTGAGAAGTTCATGAAGATCGTCTCGCTCGCCCCAGAAGTGCTGTAA